ATAGTAAGAAACAAAACCATCCGGACAAACCACAATCATCTGGTATTTATTGGCCATCGCCTGCACATCGGTTGTTTTTGACCATTGCTGATAATTCTCGCTATAACCATGCAGCAAATAAACCAGAGGATAGGATTTTTCAGCATGGTAACCATCAGGCTTAAATACCAATACAGGATCGGATTGAGCTAAATAATTTGTTTTGACCATCAGTTGTTGCTGGGCAGTTACTTCAATAGAAATCATCAGGAAAAAGGATAGGTTTATCAGTAGACTCTTCATTTTTAGTATTTTTACCACACAAAGGTCCATAACGATTCCAGCTGCTGCAATAACGCACAAAATTGTGAGTCATCAACGATACTGCTATGAGGAAAGAACAATCGACAAATGCCATCAATGAAAAATTCCTGTTTCAGACCTGTGAATTAAACTCTGCTTTAAATGTGATTAGCGGTCGTTGGAAGGCGCAGATCATTTATTCCATTTCCCAGGGAAATAACCGGTTTAACCTGATCAGAAAAGAGTTGCCCAATCTATCAGAACAGGTACTCAGCAGACAGTTGAAAGAGCTGGAAACACATGCTATCCTTGTCAGGAAAGTGATCCCGGAAACTGTTCCCAGCGGGATTGAGTACATCCTGACCAGCAAAGGATCAGACCTGATTCCGATCTTAAGCAGCCTTTGTGATTGGGGTAAAACTTATGAAGAAGGTAAAGAGATTTACCATATCTAAATTTTAAGTAAATTAGATCGAAAAAAATCCCCCCATGAAAACTAAAAAAATATTATTTACTGTTTGTGCCTTATTTCTTTTCGCCACAAGCTATGCGCAGCAGCCCGCAAAATCGGCTGACCTAATTCTTAAAGAAGCCTATAAACAAGCAGCAAAAGAAAAGAAAAAGGTATTTGTGATCTTCCATGCCTCCTGGTGTGGCTGGTGCCATAAACTGGATACCGCAATGAATGATGTCAGTTGCAAGAAATTATTCGACGACAATTACGTCACCACACACCTGACCGTAATGGAGAATGATAAAAATAAACACCTAGAAAACCCGGGTGCAATAGAACTCATGAAAACTTACCGTGGAGATAAAAGCGGAATTCCATTCTTTTTGATCATGGACGAAAAAGGAAAACTGCTGGCTGATTCCCAGATCAGACCGGAAGGAGCATCTTTAGACAGCCCCGGAGAGAATATGGGTTGCCCTGCTTCAAAAGAAGAAATCATTGCTTTTCAAAAAGTATTGAAAAAGACGTCAAAATTAACCGAGACAGAACTCGGTACGATTACCAGGCGTTTCTCCGCTATAAAGGGAATGTAAAAACCAGGATTCCTGGAATCATTTCAGCATAAAAAAATCCACTGATTTTATCAGTGGTTTTTTTTATTGGTTAAAACGACCAGTCGATCTGGTCTTTTACCACTTTATCCTCTTTTCCGGCTACTGCTTCAATATGGTTTTTTCCTTTTTGAAGTTTCACATTTTCAAAGACATAATGAACGTCTGTAGTCCCTTTTTTAACGCCATTGATCTTCTTACCATTGAGTGTTAATACCGGTACACCCACATTCGAGTATACCGTTACCGTAGTCAGGGCATTGGTTCTTTTTGTATGTCGCCTTCCGGTGAGGTATACCATAGGTTCCGGGTTCCAGTTCGCTTTATACCAGTAAAAAGCATCCTTTTTCACCTTACGGTCATAAGTAATCAGTCCTTTCATATTTCTGGCAGGTACCCCGCCACCATTTGCAGGAGGCACCGCAAAATCAAACATATTCCAGATATAGGAAGCTGCGATATAAGGATGTTTTTCAATGATTCCCCATTGAATTTCATGGAACTTCTGCTGATAAGCTTCCGGCCAGAACTGCCCCGAAGGGTTGCCGGTATCTCTTTTGACTTCTTCCTGCTGATCAATATTCGCTTCTACACCATACTCTGAGAGTACCAGCCTGTTGTCCGGGTATTTCTTTTCCAATCCGGATACCCATTGTTCCAGATCTCCGATACGTCCTTCATACCAACCGTAATAACGGTTCATTCCCTGAATGTCCGCATTCAGATTGGTAGGCCTATCCATTTCTCCATAACCACTTACACTGACCGTATAACGGTCAGGATCTTCCGTTTTCGAAATATCATCCAGGTCCCGCGTCAAAACAGCCGTATAGTCATCGGGAGTTTTTCCGTACACTTCATTATGAAGTCCCCACACATAGATAGAAGGATGGTTATAGTTCTGACGGATCAGTTCTCTCAGCTGATGCTGGGCATTTGCAGCCTCTTTGCCGGAAACGGCATTCACAAAAGGAATTTCCGCCCAGATCACAAAGCCCAGGCTATCGCATTTGGAATAAAGGTATTCCGATTGCTGATAGTGGGCAAAACGGATCGATGTTGCCCCCATTTCCTGAATATCCTTTAAATCGGCCAGATGTTGCTCATTTGATAAAGCATTTCCTTCGTCCTGTTTATCCTGATGGCGACATACCCCCAGCAACCGATAAGGCTGATCGTTCAAAAAGAAGCCTTTGCCTGGCTTCATCTCAAATTTCCGAAGCCCTAAAGGCTGGGAAACTTCATCCAGCACCTTGTCCCCATCTAAAATACTTGCCACCAACCTGTAGAGGTATGGATCTTTAATTCCATTCCAAAGGTGTGGATTAGTCAGATCCAGGTTTTTGGTAAAGATCTGTTCTCCCTGTGTAGATACGCTGATCGGACCATCTTCCTGTTTTACGATTTTGCCACTGGCATCATAGATTTTTGCAGATAAGGTCAGATTCGCCGCCTTATCCAGTTTATTCTCCAGTTTCACTTTTACCTGCACTTCCGCAGACTTTGCCGATACATTTTTCTGACTGATATAAATTCCCGGCGAGGCAAAATCCGTTACTACAATGTTCAGCTTATTGGTAATGATCAGCGATACCGGCCGGTAAATCCCGCCGTATATTGGGAATAAACGGTTGTTCACCGGAATCACATCCTCGCGTTCCTGATTGTTTACCCGAACTTCAATTTTATTTTTCTGTCCGTATTTCAATGCATAGGAAATATCAAATGCAAAAGCAGAATAAGAACCTTTATGTTCACCAATGAGCCGGTCATTAACATATAAACGGGATTCCGAACCTACTCCTTCAAAACGGATAAATACTCTTTTACCCTCCCATCCCGCATCTGCAAGCAGTTCCTTTTTATAAGTCGCATCACCTGCATAAAAACCATTACCAGACTGGATGTCCTTATCATTCCAGGTATGGGGAATGGTAACATTTTTCCATTTCAGGTCTGTTAAAGCTGCATCCCTCCGGTTGGCATCTTTTTTAAACTGCCAGTCGTTATTTATTGCAATTACTGTTCTTGCCCCTTCTTTTAACTTCGTTTGCGACCTTACTGCCAGGTTAAGCAGCAGCATAAATGCAGCAAACATCAAAAAAGATCTCTCCCCTTTTATCATCATATCCGTATTTCGTTTTTAAATTTTAGCTTTCTCGTATTTAACCCCATTGCTTTGTTGTCCCGGAGCGGTTTCCAGCACAATGACAAATGGTTGCGGGTGTGTTCCTTTTTTCAGGTGCAGAAAATATTCATCCCCACTGATCTGCTCCGGAGTAAATGTTTCTGTTGCATCTGCCAGCAGACTGGCTTTTTTGATCACCGTTTTAGCTGGTGTTTTAATTCTTAAGGCACCGGAAACCGGAACATTGAACACCAGCATATAGATTTTATCCGTTCCGGTCTTTTTGCTGAAATAACCCCAGTCCTGTTTATCATAACCGGCATAACCACAATTGTAAATGGCTTGCTGATTAATCTTCATCCAGTCGCCGATTTCTGCCGCCAGCTTCAGCTCTTCCTGACGAATGGAGCCATCCCCTTTCGGGCCAAAATTGAGCACAAAATTACCGCCCAGCGAAACACAGCGGGCTGTCATTTCGATCAGCTCAAGACCAGTTTTAATGTGCCCGTTCCAGGCTGCATTATAGCCCCACTGATTTTCAGGAACCGTCATTACACAGTCCCAGTCATTACCATGTACATCTTCGATCCGGGAGGGGATTTTTCTTTCCCAACCCTGTTCATAATCTCCCATCAATACTCCGTTGGAATCAAAATGACGTTTTCCATTTTCATCTGCCCTGAACCGGCTGCCAATTATCAGTCCCGGACGCAGCTTGCGCATTTCCGTCTCCAGTTCATCTGCAAAAGCAGCTTGTTTCACCCATGATGTATCCCATGTTCCATCAAACCAAAGTCCCTTAACTGTAGGATAATTCGTCAGCAATTCGATCAGCTGATTGCGGGTAAATTTCTTAAAGCGCTCAAAGGCAATGCTGTCTTCTTTGCTTTTAATGTCATAACGCCAGTCGGGATGATTCCAATCCATGACAGAAAAATACAGGATCACATCAATTCCTTCCTGGTCATAAGCATCGACTACCGCTTTTACAATATCTTTTTTATAAGGAGAATTCGCCACGGTATACTTCGTGTATTTACTGGGCCACAGGCAAAATCCATCATGATGTTTAGTCGTAAATGTGACATATTTAGCCCCCATCTGTTTCGCTGTTTTCGCCCATGACTTCGCGTCAAAAGCAGTCGGGTTAAAACTATAATTCAGGGAATCGTAGGTAGATTTCGGAATCCCGTTCCAGGACCTGATCCATTCTGCCGCTCCGTTATATTGTTTTCCATTCCAGGCCCCGCCTGGAATGGCATATAAGCCCCAATGTATAAACTGACCAAGACCATGGCCCCTCCACTTTTCCATGGCGGCATCTGTTCTTTTTCCTGTCCGGTGTGAACCATGCAACAGCGTCACTTTTTCTTTAACCGGGGCCTGCTGAGCAGCTACCGGTTGCAAATTAATCAGGCTTGCAAAACCCAATGCTGCAATAATTAGTCTTTTCATTATTTCTTTTGTGTGTTGGTATAAGATGATTATTTTTTATAAAACTTAAGGACCACCCTATCCTTAAGTAATTTGCTTTTAGAGATTAACCGTACCCGATATACTTTTTCGGCCCAACTTTTCTTCAGCCTCGGATCTTCCAATGGCTGCTCTTCAACTTTTGTCTCAAATTTCGAAGGATCATATTTTAAGGCTAGTCCTGTTTTACCGAAAATCAATTCTCCCGGCTGTTGTTCTACAGGTTCAGCTGTCATAAAGTTCAATACCGACGGAGCAAGGAATTCCCTCAGCTCATACTGCTCTTCCAGTGTCAACACTTCTTTCCGGGGATAAAAATCCAGCCGGCGTGTCCATTTATTTACCGCAGCCTCGGCTGGATAGGCATTGGCCAGATCCAGTTGCAGACTTTCCTGATCAGACCGATGTGTGTACGCAAAATTCCGTGCCGCATATTTCTTTCCATCCGACTGCTGAACTCCATTTATTTCCGGGCAATTGTGCCATTGCGATTGCAGGTTCCACAATTCATAACGTTGTTTACTAAAGGTCTTGCTCGTATAAGTCCCCACGCCAACATCGATGATGGCCGGTTTGCCATCCAT
This region of Pedobacter steynii genomic DNA includes:
- a CDS encoding winged helix-turn-helix transcriptional regulator; translated protein: MRKEQSTNAINEKFLFQTCELNSALNVISGRWKAQIIYSISQGNNRFNLIRKELPNLSEQVLSRQLKELETHAILVRKVIPETVPSGIEYILTSKGSDLIPILSSLCDWGKTYEEGKEIYHI
- a CDS encoding thioredoxin family protein, which translates into the protein MKTKKILFTVCALFLFATSYAQQPAKSADLILKEAYKQAAKEKKKVFVIFHASWCGWCHKLDTAMNDVSCKKLFDDNYVTTHLTVMENDKNKHLENPGAIELMKTYRGDKSGIPFFLIMDEKGKLLADSQIRPEGASLDSPGENMGCPASKEEIIAFQKVLKKTSKLTETELGTITRRFSAIKGM
- a CDS encoding glycoside hydrolase family 2 protein encodes the protein MMIKGERSFLMFAAFMLLLNLAVRSQTKLKEGARTVIAINNDWQFKKDANRRDAALTDLKWKNVTIPHTWNDKDIQSGNGFYAGDATYKKELLADAGWEGKRVFIRFEGVGSESRLYVNDRLIGEHKGSYSAFAFDISYALKYGQKNKIEVRVNNQEREDVIPVNNRLFPIYGGIYRPVSLIITNKLNIVVTDFASPGIYISQKNVSAKSAEVQVKVKLENKLDKAANLTLSAKIYDASGKIVKQEDGPISVSTQGEQIFTKNLDLTNPHLWNGIKDPYLYRLVASILDGDKVLDEVSQPLGLRKFEMKPGKGFFLNDQPYRLLGVCRHQDKQDEGNALSNEQHLADLKDIQEMGATSIRFAHYQQSEYLYSKCDSLGFVIWAEIPFVNAVSGKEAANAQHQLRELIRQNYNHPSIYVWGLHNEVYGKTPDDYTAVLTRDLDDISKTEDPDRYTVSVSGYGEMDRPTNLNADIQGMNRYYGWYEGRIGDLEQWVSGLEKKYPDNRLVLSEYGVEANIDQQEEVKRDTGNPSGQFWPEAYQQKFHEIQWGIIEKHPYIAASYIWNMFDFAVPPANGGGVPARNMKGLITYDRKVKKDAFYWYKANWNPEPMVYLTGRRHTKRTNALTTVTVYSNVGVPVLTLNGKKINGVKKGTTDVHYVFENVKLQKGKNHIEAVAGKEDKVVKDQIDWSF
- a CDS encoding alpha-L-fucosidase, with product MKRLIIAALGFASLINLQPVAAQQAPVKEKVTLLHGSHRTGKRTDAAMEKWRGHGLGQFIHWGLYAIPGGAWNGKQYNGAAEWIRSWNGIPKSTYDSLNYSFNPTAFDAKSWAKTAKQMGAKYVTFTTKHHDGFCLWPSKYTKYTVANSPYKKDIVKAVVDAYDQEGIDVILYFSVMDWNHPDWRYDIKSKEDSIAFERFKKFTRNQLIELLTNYPTVKGLWFDGTWDTSWVKQAAFADELETEMRKLRPGLIIGSRFRADENGKRHFDSNGVLMGDYEQGWERKIPSRIEDVHGNDWDCVMTVPENQWGYNAAWNGHIKTGLELIEMTARCVSLGGNFVLNFGPKGDGSIRQEELKLAAEIGDWMKINQQAIYNCGYAGYDKQDWGYFSKKTGTDKIYMLVFNVPVSGALRIKTPAKTVIKKASLLADATETFTPEQISGDEYFLHLKKGTHPQPFVIVLETAPGQQSNGVKYEKAKI